Proteins found in one Microtus pennsylvanicus isolate mMicPen1 chromosome 14, mMicPen1.hap1, whole genome shotgun sequence genomic segment:
- the Ahsa1 gene encoding activator of 90 kDa heat shock protein ATPase homolog 1, whose amino-acid sequence MAKWGEGDPRWIVEERADATNVNNWHWTERDASNWSTEKLKTLFLAVRVENEEGKCEVTEVNKLDGEASINNRKGKLIFFYEWTIKLNWTGTSKSGVQYKGHVEIPNLSDENSVDEVEISVSLAKDEPDTNLVALMKEEGVKLLREAVGIYISTLKTEFTQGMILPTVNGESVDSVGQPAPKAEVCKAKSAPSKSQAKPVGVKIPTCKISLKETFLTSPEELYRVFTTQELVQAFTHAPAALEADKGGKFHMVDGNVTGEFTDLVPEKHIAMKWRFKSWPEGHFATITLTFIDKNGETELCMEGRGIPAPEEERTRQGWQRYYFEGIKQTFGYGARLF is encoded by the exons ATGGCCAAGTGGGGTGAGGGAGACCCACGCTGGATCGTGGAGGAGCGGGCGGACGCCACCAACGTCAACAACTGGCACTG GACGGAAAGGGATGCTTCAAATTGGTCCACAGAAAAGCTGAAAACTCTGTTCCTGGCAGTCCGAGTAGAAAATGAGGAGGGCAAGTGTGAGGTGACGGAAGTGAACAAGCTTGATGGAGAGGCATCCATTAACAACCGGAAAGGCAAACTTATCTTCTTCTACGAGTGGACCATCAAACTCAACTGGACAG GTACCTCGAAGTCAGGAGTGCAATACAAAGGACATGTGGAAATCCCCAACTTGTCTGATGAAAACAGCGTGGATGAAGTGGAG ATTAGTGTGAGCCTTGCCAAAGACGAGCCTGACACAAATCTCGTGGCCTTAATGAAGGAAGAAGGGGTGAAACTTCTAAGAGAAGCAGTGGGGATATACATCAGCACCCTCAAAACAG AGTTCACTCAGGGCATGATTTTGCCCACAGTGAACGGAGAGTCGGTAGACTCAGTGGGTCAGCCAGCACCAAAAGCTGAGGTGTGCAAG GCTAAGTCTGCTCCTTCAAAAAGCCAGGCCAAGCCTGTTGGTGTCAAAATCCCCACTTGTAAGATCTCCCTTAAAGAGACCTTCCTGACCTCACCAGAGGAGCTCTATAGAGTGTTTACCACCCAGGAG CTGGTGCAGGCCTTTACCCATGCTCCTGCAGCCTTAGAAGCAGACAAAGGTGGGAAGTTCCACATGGTTGATGGCAATGTCACCGGAGAGTTTACTGATCTG GTCCCTGAGAAACACATTGCTATGAAGTGGCGGTTTAAGTCATGGCCAGAAG GGCACTTCGCTACCATCACCTTGACCTTCATTGACAAGAATGGAGAGACAGAGCTGTGCATGGAAGGCCGGGGCATCCCTGCTCCTGAGGAAGAGCGGACGCGGCAAGGCTGGCAGCGGTACTACTTTGAGGGCATCAAACAGACCTTTGGCTATGGCGCTCGCTTGTTTTAG